The Zobellia alginiliquefaciens genome contains a region encoding:
- a CDS encoding DUF4136 domain-containing protein — protein sequence MKKIKILVVPMLVLLFLSSCTSVRVLSDYDKEANFNSYKSYAFYKTGIDKAQISDLDKKRILRAIESEMTKRGFTKSENPDILVSIFTKEKEQVDIYNNYWGGGWGWGWNPYYWGPGWGGGNNVSTRTEGSLYIDLIDSKSKELVWQGKGVGNLTTTGNIAKKEERIQEFVSEILMQYPPNIVATK from the coding sequence ATGAAAAAGATTAAAATTTTAGTGGTGCCCATGCTCGTGTTGCTATTTTTAAGTTCGTGTACCTCTGTACGTGTGCTTTCTGACTACGACAAAGAAGCCAATTTCAACAGTTACAAATCCTATGCTTTTTATAAGACCGGAATTGACAAAGCCCAAATTTCCGATTTGGACAAAAAGAGAATCCTTAGAGCCATTGAGTCCGAAATGACCAAACGTGGCTTTACCAAATCTGAAAACCCAGATATTTTAGTGAGCATCTTCACTAAGGAAAAAGAACAAGTTGATATCTACAACAACTACTGGGGTGGTGGTTGGGGCTGGGGCTGGAACCCATATTACTGGGGGCCAGGCTGGGGCGGTGGCAATAATGTCAGCACCCGCACCGAAGGTTCATTATACATAGACCTAATAGACTCAAAAAGTAAAGAATTAGTTTGGCAAGGTAAGGGTGTTGGAAACCTAACAACCACCGGTAACATAGCCAAAAAAGAGGAGCGTATTCAAGAATTCGTATCTGAAATTCTAATGCAATACCCACCTAATATTGTGGCCACTAAATAA
- a CDS encoding DUF5522 domain-containing protein: MKKIIPPEEGDFYLSEEGYRVFTKQYHLKRGYCCESGCRHCPYGFDPKTNRQ; this comes from the coding sequence ATGAAAAAAATAATTCCGCCAGAAGAAGGCGACTTCTACCTATCGGAAGAAGGGTATAGAGTTTTTACAAAACAGTATCATTTAAAGAGAGGCTATTGTTGCGAGAGTGGTTGCAGACACTGCCCATATGGTTTCGACCCTAAAACGAACCGTCAATAA
- a CDS encoding 1-aminocyclopropane-1-carboxylate deaminase/D-cysteine desulfhydrase → MRVTTDNQEVHLPILAQKGVSLVIKREDRIHPLISGNKYRKLKYNLEEAKAEGFGTLLTFGGAFSNHIAATAYAGKIHNLKTVGVIRGEEIAQKWQENSTLKLAQSHGMKFKFVSRDLYRQKETPNFLEELKNEFGDFYLLPEGGTNPLAIKGCQEILAPADADFDVICCAVGTGGTIAGISNAASSSQKVLGFPALKGDFLQEDICKFAARNNWELQSDYHFGGYAKVTGELVDFMNTFFKKTKIQLDPIYTGKLLFGIMDLVQKDYFSPKTNILAIHTGGLQGIEGMNRILQKKKLPLINV, encoded by the coding sequence ATGCGTGTAACAACTGACAATCAAGAAGTACATTTGCCAATACTGGCCCAAAAAGGGGTTTCTCTTGTTATTAAAAGGGAAGACCGCATCCACCCCTTAATTTCTGGTAACAAATACAGAAAGCTAAAATACAATCTAGAGGAAGCAAAAGCAGAAGGTTTTGGTACACTTTTGACTTTTGGAGGTGCTTTTTCCAATCATATTGCGGCAACTGCCTATGCAGGGAAAATTCACAATTTGAAGACTGTTGGCGTTATTAGAGGAGAAGAAATTGCTCAAAAATGGCAGGAGAACAGTACTTTAAAGTTGGCCCAATCCCATGGTATGAAGTTTAAGTTTGTTTCACGGGATCTCTATAGGCAAAAGGAAACCCCCAATTTTTTAGAGGAGCTAAAAAATGAATTCGGAGATTTTTATCTTTTACCGGAGGGAGGAACCAATCCTTTGGCCATAAAGGGGTGTCAGGAGATTCTAGCCCCTGCCGATGCTGATTTTGACGTAATCTGCTGTGCTGTAGGTACAGGCGGTACAATTGCCGGTATTAGCAATGCGGCTTCTAGTTCACAAAAAGTTTTGGGGTTTCCAGCACTCAAAGGCGATTTTTTACAAGAAGATATTTGTAAATTCGCAGCAAGAAATAATTGGGAATTGCAATCCGATTATCATTTTGGGGGCTATGCCAAGGTTACTGGGGAGCTGGTGGACTTTATGAATACTTTTTTTAAGAAGACGAAAATTCAGCTGGATCCCATTTATACGGGAAAATTACTTTTTGGAATAATGGATTTGGTCCAAAAAGATTATTTCTCTCCAAAAACTAATATTTTGGCTATCCACACAGGAGGTCTACAGGGTATAGAAGGAATGAATCGCATTTTGCAAAAGAAAAAACTACCATTAATAAACGTATGA
- a CDS encoding glucosaminidase domain-containing protein yields MIRRLIIASLLSIFFIGCKAKRTVSTRKEAPPKRTEAVVVKKETKITDDGLYPMPEDTGKFIRFTINSPEEYIETFSEVAQMEMKAYGIPASITLAQGLLESGLGKGALALKTNNHFGIKCHTGWEGDYDFHDDDEKGECFRKYNHPMYSYRDHSIFLRNRSRYAFLFDYRNDDYKKWAKGLRQAGYATDKHYPQKLISLIERYKLYAFDTEIAKQGYGQRKEAPVVAIRAKSQVHVVQKGDTLYSISRSYSVSVDDLKRWNYMYDNNLAIGQKLTVKTQNFNK; encoded by the coding sequence ATGATACGTAGACTGATAATAGCATCGCTTCTAAGTATATTTTTTATAGGATGTAAGGCCAAACGAACGGTTTCTACCCGAAAAGAAGCTCCTCCTAAGAGAACTGAGGCTGTAGTCGTAAAGAAAGAAACGAAGATTACTGACGATGGACTTTATCCTATGCCCGAAGATACCGGTAAGTTCATTCGTTTTACGATTAACTCGCCGGAAGAGTATATTGAAACCTTCTCCGAAGTCGCTCAGATGGAAATGAAGGCTTACGGTATTCCAGCAAGTATCACCTTGGCACAAGGACTATTGGAAAGTGGACTTGGAAAAGGCGCTTTGGCACTAAAAACAAACAATCATTTTGGGATAAAATGTCACACAGGCTGGGAGGGCGATTATGATTTTCATGATGATGATGAGAAAGGGGAGTGCTTCAGGAAATACAATCACCCCATGTACTCCTATCGTGATCATAGTATTTTTTTAAGAAACCGTTCTCGCTATGCCTTTTTGTTCGATTATAGAAATGATGATTATAAAAAGTGGGCAAAGGGTCTCAGACAGGCCGGATATGCCACGGATAAGCATTATCCACAGAAGCTAATTTCATTAATTGAGCGTTATAAATTGTATGCTTTTGATACTGAAATTGCGAAGCAAGGCTACGGACAAAGAAAAGAAGCGCCGGTTGTTGCTATTCGTGCCAAAAGTCAAGTTCATGTAGTTCAGAAGGGAGATACGCTATACTCTATATCTAGGTCATATTCGGTCTCCGTTGATGATTTAAAAAGATGGAACTACATGTATGATAATAATTTGGCCATTGGTCAAAAACTTACTGTAAAGACACAAAATTTCAATAAATAG
- the hemL gene encoding glutamate-1-semialdehyde 2,1-aminomutase, producing the protein MLYQRSSALFAEAQKYIPGGVNSPVRAFKAVGGDPIFVKKAKGAYLYDEDGNKLIDYIASWGPLILGHAHEPVINAVIEKAKQGTSFGMPTEIETQLAQLAVSMVPNIDKIRFVNSGTEACMSAVRLARGYTGKDKIIKFAGCYHGHSDSFLIQAGSGAVTFGSPNSPGVTQGTAKDTLLAKYNDLESVRELVAANKGEIATVIIEPVAGNMGCIIPSDEFIKGLRELCTEEGILLLFDEVMTGFRLGKGGAQEVLGIDADIVCFGKVIGGGLPVGAFAARAEIMSHLAPEGPVYQAGTLSGNPLAMAAGLAMLTELNNNPEVFESLAKKTAYLHEGLDAVLKEKGIPYQINRFGSMISVHFTEDEVVDFESSAKGNNDTFKKYFHGMLENGIYLPPSAFESYFLNDALTYDDIDATVAALKKIEF; encoded by the coding sequence ATGTTATATCAAAGAAGTAGCGCCTTGTTTGCAGAGGCACAAAAATATATTCCAGGAGGTGTAAATTCACCCGTTCGTGCATTTAAAGCAGTTGGCGGTGATCCAATTTTCGTAAAGAAAGCTAAAGGCGCTTACCTGTATGATGAAGATGGTAATAAGTTGATAGACTATATTGCCTCTTGGGGCCCCCTTATTTTGGGACATGCTCATGAACCCGTAATAAATGCGGTAATCGAGAAAGCAAAGCAAGGTACTTCTTTTGGTATGCCTACCGAAATTGAAACCCAGCTTGCCCAATTGGCTGTTTCAATGGTACCTAATATTGATAAAATTAGATTCGTAAATAGCGGAACGGAAGCCTGTATGAGTGCAGTTCGTTTGGCACGTGGATATACCGGAAAGGATAAGATTATAAAATTTGCGGGTTGTTACCATGGTCATTCAGATTCGTTTTTAATACAAGCGGGTAGTGGTGCGGTTACTTTTGGTAGTCCTAATAGCCCTGGTGTTACCCAAGGCACGGCAAAAGATACTTTGTTGGCAAAGTACAACGATCTAGAGAGTGTTCGTGAATTGGTTGCGGCCAATAAAGGTGAAATAGCAACGGTAATTATTGAACCGGTTGCGGGTAATATGGGATGTATTATTCCTTCGGATGAGTTTATAAAAGGTCTTCGGGAACTTTGTACCGAAGAAGGAATCCTTTTGTTGTTCGATGAGGTGATGACCGGTTTCCGTTTAGGAAAAGGTGGTGCTCAGGAAGTTTTGGGTATAGATGCCGATATCGTGTGTTTCGGTAAAGTTATTGGTGGCGGTTTGCCTGTAGGTGCTTTTGCCGCACGCGCCGAAATTATGTCGCATTTGGCACCTGAAGGCCCGGTGTATCAGGCAGGAACCTTAAGTGGAAATCCATTAGCAATGGCTGCAGGATTGGCTATGCTTACTGAATTGAACAATAATCCGGAAGTTTTTGAAAGCTTGGCTAAAAAGACGGCTTACCTTCATGAAGGTTTAGATGCCGTTTTAAAGGAAAAAGGGATTCCGTATCAAATCAACCGATTTGGTAGTATGATATCTGTTCATTTTACAGAAGATGAGGTTGTTGATTTTGAAAGTTCTGCAAAAGGAAATAATGACACTTTTAAAAAGTACTTTCATGGTATGTTGGAGAACGGTATTTACCTGCCACCAAGTGCTTTTGAGAGTTACTTCTTAAATGATGCCTTAACGTATGATGATATTGATGCCACCGTGGCCGCTTTAAAAAAGATAGAATTTTAA
- a CDS encoding DUF1059 domain-containing protein yields MKTMTCKQLGGACDTKFSANTFEEIAELSKKHGAEMFQKKDSAHLEAMNDMRNLMQSPEGMQAWFENKRKEFASLPEN; encoded by the coding sequence ATGAAAACAATGACCTGCAAGCAATTAGGGGGAGCCTGTGACACAAAATTCTCTGCTAACACCTTTGAAGAAATAGCTGAATTGAGTAAAAAACATGGAGCGGAAATGTTTCAAAAGAAAGATTCCGCCCATTTAGAAGCTATGAATGACATGCGCAATCTCATGCAATCGCCCGAAGGTATGCAAGCATGGTTTGAAAACAAACGAAAAGAATTTGCTTCACTGCCCGAAAACTAG
- a CDS encoding MepB family protein, whose product MIISIKNTISQVYKPLSLSLANLETEIESQDYDACRFHLGSKIIIFRKAKITPKKVGQFVTFWKRAKTGVICPFEESDHFDFFVIAASKDNFSGQFVFPKKLLLEKGIISTGKKEGKRGFRVYPPWDVTKSKQAITTQKWQEKYFFHIHDTLDENRIRMLYN is encoded by the coding sequence ATGATTATCTCAATAAAAAATACCATCTCTCAGGTCTATAAACCCTTAAGTTTATCTCTAGCAAACCTTGAAACCGAAATAGAAAGTCAAGATTATGATGCTTGTAGGTTTCATCTTGGGTCAAAAATAATTATCTTTAGGAAAGCGAAAATAACTCCAAAGAAAGTTGGACAATTTGTTACTTTCTGGAAACGCGCTAAAACGGGTGTAATTTGTCCTTTTGAAGAAAGCGATCATTTCGACTTTTTTGTAATAGCTGCCAGTAAAGATAATTTTTCCGGGCAATTCGTTTTTCCAAAAAAACTCTTGCTAGAGAAAGGTATTATCTCAACCGGCAAAAAAGAGGGCAAAAGAGGTTTTCGTGTATATCCCCCTTGGGATGTGACAAAAAGTAAACAGGCCATTACAACTCAAAAATGGCAGGAAAAGTACTTTTTTCACATCCATGATACACTAGACGAAAATAGAATACGAATGCTTTATAACTAG
- a CDS encoding DUF1569 domain-containing protein, producing MKTIFENETIAELVDRINSLQEHNQAQWGKMNAYQMLKHCTLGEELFHGKKSYKRLFIGRLFGGMALRSILKDEQPMKKNQPTHPELKITGTGNFENERKKWIELLQEYDSFSNPDFVHPFFGKMTTEQIGVFVYKHTDHHLRQFGN from the coding sequence ATGAAAACAATTTTTGAAAACGAAACAATTGCCGAGTTAGTGGATAGAATAAACTCCCTTCAAGAACACAATCAAGCTCAATGGGGCAAAATGAACGCTTACCAAATGCTTAAACATTGCACATTAGGCGAAGAATTGTTCCATGGTAAAAAAAGCTACAAGCGTTTGTTTATTGGGAGGCTGTTTGGCGGCATGGCGTTGCGCAGTATTTTAAAAGACGAGCAACCGATGAAAAAAAATCAACCTACCCATCCTGAGTTAAAGATTACGGGTACGGGCAACTTTGAAAACGAACGCAAAAAATGGATTGAATTGCTTCAAGAATATGACTCCTTTTCAAACCCTGATTTTGTACATCCGTTTTTTGGAAAAATGACCACAGAGCAGATCGGAGTTTTTGTTTACAAGCATACGGACCATCATTTAAGGCAATTTGGAAACTAA
- a CDS encoding YciI family protein, with protein sequence MENLQDFMLLFRMQPSTEHPTTDQLSEMQQNWGSFIGGIAAQAKLVSTTRLAFEGATIDNQLNVSTGISIANNETLSGNMVIKATTVKEATEIAKGCPILAMGGSVEVRGIIPMEA encoded by the coding sequence ATGGAAAATCTTCAAGACTTCATGTTGCTATTCCGGATGCAACCTAGCACCGAACACCCCACTACTGACCAATTAAGTGAAATGCAGCAAAACTGGGGTTCTTTTATTGGTGGTATTGCTGCACAGGCTAAACTTGTAAGCACAACTCGGTTGGCTTTTGAGGGAGCTACAATTGACAACCAATTAAATGTTAGCACAGGAATTAGCATAGCGAACAACGAGACCCTAAGTGGAAACATGGTCATTAAAGCAACCACCGTTAAAGAGGCTACTGAAATAGCAAAAGGATGCCCTATTCTTGCCATGGGCGGTTCTGTAGAAGTGAGAGGCATAATACCAATGGAAGCTTAA
- a CDS encoding Crp/Fnr family transcriptional regulator, with protein sequence MISQDNFLNNIFTPSNFSDEELATIIPKFKKVTFSKNDFILEEGKTENHYWFIESGFARSYVMNTEGKDISTNFYAVGDIVIDWTSFFLRNPTRENIQALTDCVCWQLDFDTFQELFHSIRSFREQGRTTLVNSYFALKKQSVAMIADQASERYLKLLREKPHIIQNISLKHIATYLGVTDTSLSRIRKEISGE encoded by the coding sequence ATGATAAGCCAAGATAATTTTCTAAATAACATATTCACGCCTTCTAATTTTTCGGATGAAGAACTGGCCACAATTATTCCTAAATTTAAAAAAGTTACTTTCTCCAAAAACGACTTTATACTAGAAGAAGGAAAAACGGAAAATCACTATTGGTTTATTGAAAGTGGCTTTGCACGTTCTTACGTAATGAATACCGAAGGAAAAGACATCTCTACTAATTTTTATGCCGTTGGTGATATTGTTATTGATTGGACTTCTTTTTTCCTAAGAAACCCTACTAGAGAAAACATTCAAGCTTTGACGGATTGCGTATGTTGGCAGTTAGATTTTGATACTTTTCAAGAACTCTTTCACAGCATACGCAGTTTTAGGGAACAAGGGCGCACAACTTTGGTAAACAGTTATTTCGCTTTAAAAAAGCAAAGTGTAGCTATGATTGCGGACCAAGCTTCCGAGCGGTACCTAAAACTTTTAAGAGAAAAACCACATATTATTCAGAATATTTCGCTTAAACATATTGCTACATATTTGGGTGTTACGGACACTTCTTTAAGCCGAATTAGAAAAGAGATTTCGGGCGAATAG
- a CDS encoding zinc-dependent metalloprotease, giving the protein MLKTVFTQLVFSLLVISSLSAEAQIFKKKKDNTEKSDKKGDDKKDKIKPYNKVITKDAKTDKGLFDVHVVDENHFYEIPDSLFNKEMLMVSRISKTATGIGFGGGKINTQVLRWEKKSKKVLLRVVSHGVVAADSLPVHEAVVNSNFEPVLFAFDIKALKKDTVNPSTVIQVNELFEKDAQALGMPDSYREKYKVSRLDEARSYIESIKSYPLNVEARHVKTYLAKKPPSNGSLGSISIEINNSMILLPEEPMRRRYFDERVGWFASTQTDYGLDVQESKTVKFLDRWRLEVKDEDLEKFKNGELVEPKKQIVYYVDRATPKKWIPYIKQGIEDWQVAFEEAGFKNAIVAKEPPTVLEDPDWSPEDVRYSVVRYLASPIPNANGPHVSDPRTGEILESDINWYHNVMTLLRNWFFVQTAAINPDARGTEFKDEIMGRLIRFVSAHEVGHTLGLPHNMGSSVAYPVDSLRSVSFTKKYGTAPSIMDYARFNYIAQPEDGDVALMPDIGVYDKYAIKWGYKPILDVSTEEENKVLDSWILEHAGDPLYRFGHQQVGDVVDPSSQTEDLGDDAIKAGLYGIENLKRIVPNLITWTKEDGKTYKDLNKLYGQVIAQFNRYMGHVSNNIGGVYEYQKTYDQEGPVYIPVTKEHQQNCMAFLQDQLFATPQWLIDQNIFNKIQYSGFIEKIRAMQTKTLDNILSLGKLQRLVENETANKAEAYSLTDMMNQLRNGIWSELNTGNAIDTYRRNLQKAHIDRLAYLMTAENQKKKPDFGGYQKSTVVNTSQSDIRSVARGELSNLQRTIKRAIGRTSDTMSKYHLEDVNKRIELILDPK; this is encoded by the coding sequence ATGCTCAAAACAGTTTTTACCCAATTGGTTTTTTCTTTATTAGTTATCAGCTCCCTATCCGCGGAAGCGCAAATTTTCAAAAAGAAAAAAGACAATACTGAAAAGTCGGATAAAAAGGGAGATGACAAAAAGGACAAAATAAAACCTTACAACAAGGTCATTACCAAAGATGCCAAAACGGACAAAGGTCTTTTTGATGTACATGTAGTTGATGAAAATCACTTTTACGAAATACCGGATTCCCTTTTTAACAAAGAAATGTTGATGGTGAGCCGTATTTCTAAAACGGCTACGGGAATTGGTTTTGGTGGTGGAAAAATTAACACCCAAGTGCTTCGCTGGGAAAAAAAGTCTAAAAAAGTTTTACTCCGTGTGGTGAGCCACGGTGTTGTCGCCGCAGATTCCTTACCGGTACATGAAGCCGTTGTAAACTCCAATTTTGAACCGGTACTCTTTGCCTTTGACATCAAAGCCCTTAAAAAGGACACAGTTAATCCTTCTACGGTAATTCAGGTAAACGAACTTTTTGAAAAAGATGCACAAGCTTTGGGTATGCCCGATTCTTACCGGGAAAAATATAAAGTCTCCCGTTTGGATGAGGCTAGAAGTTATATTGAGTCCATTAAAAGTTACCCCTTAAATGTAGAAGCACGGCATGTAAAAACATACTTGGCAAAAAAACCGCCCAGTAATGGCAGTTTAGGTTCAATTTCCATAGAGATTAATAATTCTATGATTCTTCTTCCTGAGGAACCTATGAGACGCCGGTATTTTGATGAGCGTGTTGGCTGGTTTGCCAGTACCCAAACGGATTATGGTTTGGATGTTCAAGAAAGCAAAACCGTGAAATTTTTGGATCGGTGGCGTTTGGAAGTCAAAGATGAAGATTTGGAAAAGTTCAAAAATGGAGAACTGGTAGAACCTAAAAAACAAATAGTTTATTATGTTGATAGGGCTACACCCAAAAAATGGATTCCTTATATAAAACAGGGTATTGAAGATTGGCAGGTTGCTTTTGAAGAAGCCGGTTTTAAAAATGCCATTGTTGCAAAAGAGCCACCAACTGTTCTGGAGGACCCGGATTGGTCTCCGGAAGATGTACGTTATTCTGTAGTACGTTATCTGGCATCACCTATTCCTAATGCTAACGGACCGCATGTAAGTGACCCACGAACTGGGGAAATCTTAGAATCGGATATTAACTGGTACCACAATGTTATGACCTTGTTGCGCAACTGGTTTTTTGTGCAGACCGCCGCTATAAATCCAGATGCCCGCGGAACCGAATTTAAAGATGAAATCATGGGACGTTTAATTCGGTTTGTATCCGCTCATGAGGTGGGACACACTTTAGGTTTGCCCCACAATATGGGTAGTAGTGTTGCATACCCAGTAGATTCTCTACGCTCCGTTTCATTTACCAAAAAATATGGCACGGCCCCATCTATAATGGATTATGCCCGTTTTAACTACATAGCTCAGCCAGAAGATGGCGATGTGGCCCTGATGCCCGATATTGGGGTTTATGATAAATATGCCATTAAATGGGGTTACAAGCCAATTTTAGATGTTTCCACTGAAGAAGAAAATAAGGTTTTGGACTCTTGGATTTTAGAGCATGCAGGTGACCCTTTGTATCGGTTTGGACATCAACAAGTGGGTGATGTTGTTGATCCAAGTTCGCAAACAGAGGATTTGGGTGATGATGCCATTAAAGCTGGTCTATACGGGATAGAAAACTTAAAGCGCATAGTACCCAATCTTATTACATGGACAAAGGAAGATGGAAAAACCTATAAAGACCTGAACAAATTGTACGGTCAGGTCATCGCACAGTTCAACCGTTACATGGGGCATGTATCGAACAACATTGGCGGCGTTTATGAATATCAAAAAACCTATGATCAAGAAGGTCCCGTTTACATACCGGTTACTAAAGAACATCAGCAAAATTGTATGGCTTTTTTACAAGATCAACTTTTTGCCACACCCCAATGGCTTATTGACCAGAATATCTTTAATAAGATTCAATACTCAGGTTTTATAGAAAAAATCAGGGCTATGCAGACCAAAACCTTGGATAACATCCTAAGTTTAGGAAAACTACAACGTTTGGTAGAAAATGAAACCGCTAATAAAGCGGAAGCCTATAGTCTAACGGATATGATGAACCAACTGCGTAATGGCATCTGGTCAGAACTCAATACCGGAAACGCTATTGACACCTATAGAAGAAACCTACAAAAAGCACACATAGACCGGTTGGCATATTTGATGACCGCAGAAAACCAAAAGAAAAAACCTGATTTTGGCGGATATCAAAAATCTACGGTGGTGAACACCAGCCAATCGGACATTCGTTCGGTAGCCCGTGGTGAGTTAAGTAATTTACAACGAACTATTAAAAGGGCTATTGGCCGAACTTCGGATACGATGAGCAAATATCATTTGGAAGATGTAAACAAGCGAATAGAGCTAATACTTGACCCCAAATGA
- a CDS encoding HupE/UreJ family protein — protein sequence MSPHLKKLPVTLLFLFTPFLLAAHGVSSADQEILNNGGLLSYIYVGAKHMVTGYDHLLFLVGVIFYLSGFKDIVRFITVFTIGHSITLIGATYLGIKADEHLIDAVIALSVLYKGFENLGGFQKYLKFESPNLLLMVFIFGLIHGFGLSTRLQSFDVGNSQFLAKIVSFNVGVELGQICALIPIVFIITQWKPKKSFNAFYKAANVYLIIAGIGLFIYQMYGYYYGGH from the coding sequence ATGAGTCCACATTTAAAAAAGCTTCCGGTAACATTACTATTTCTATTTACTCCATTTTTATTGGCTGCTCACGGCGTTAGTTCTGCGGACCAAGAAATACTTAATAACGGTGGTTTGCTCTCTTATATTTATGTAGGGGCAAAACACATGGTTACCGGCTATGACCACCTCTTATTTTTAGTAGGGGTCATTTTTTACTTAAGCGGGTTTAAAGACATTGTTCGTTTTATTACGGTTTTCACCATAGGGCACAGTATAACCCTAATTGGCGCTACCTATTTGGGTATTAAGGCCGATGAACATTTAATAGATGCCGTTATTGCCTTAAGTGTCCTGTATAAAGGGTTTGAAAATTTAGGAGGCTTTCAGAAATACTTAAAATTTGAATCGCCCAACCTTTTATTAATGGTCTTTATTTTTGGGCTTATTCACGGGTTTGGCCTATCTACAAGATTACAATCTTTTGATGTGGGGAACTCTCAGTTTCTGGCTAAAATCGTTAGTTTTAACGTTGGCGTAGAACTGGGACAGATTTGCGCATTGATTCCTATTGTTTTTATAATAACCCAATGGAAGCCTAAAAAAAGTTTCAATGCCTTTTACAAAGCCGCTAATGTGTATCTCATCATTGCCGGAATAGGGCTATTTATATATCAGATGTACGGTTATTATTATGGTGGCCATTAA
- a CDS encoding DUF4198 domain-containing protein yields the protein MKKIFLPLLFLVLFSSHIMYLKLDSYFLKPNKSATIQLFNGTFDKSENVIDRNRMLDVSLLNNGQRIKVEESQWSEKDSITFLNFRTGDPGTYVVGVSTAPRSIEMDAEAFNTYLEHEGIQDMLAWRRDNDALDGDAVERYSKHVKTIFQVGDKRTDDWQKELGHPIEFIPLDNPYELNTGDDFKFKLLFNGKPLANQLVYANYKGSSEEHSHGASEKEHSHTDNQKEVHSHESNEAKHSHDHTKEETHSHGKNEEKHSHDHGKEEEHSHDPEVGGHTHTSGQQLRTDSQGMATAKLTADGIWYLQTIHLENLEDEEITHESNWSTLTFEVSHAHGTDTHTHAPAEEEFPSYVYWVGSLFLVAVLFFWFNRKK from the coding sequence ATGAAAAAAATTTTTCTCCCCTTATTGTTCCTTGTTCTTTTCAGCAGTCATATCATGTACCTGAAATTGGACTCTTATTTTTTGAAACCCAACAAATCTGCTACCATTCAACTGTTTAACGGCACTTTTGACAAGAGTGAAAATGTAATAGACAGAAACCGCATGTTAGATGTTAGTCTGCTAAACAATGGTCAGAGAATTAAGGTAGAAGAATCTCAGTGGAGCGAAAAGGATAGTATTACTTTTTTAAATTTTAGAACCGGTGACCCCGGAACTTATGTGGTAGGAGTTTCTACGGCACCTAGGTCTATTGAAATGGACGCGGAGGCATTCAACACCTATTTGGAACATGAGGGCATACAGGATATGCTTGCATGGAGACGTGACAATGACGCTTTAGACGGTGATGCCGTTGAGCGATATTCCAAACATGTAAAAACCATTTTTCAAGTTGGGGATAAACGTACGGATGATTGGCAGAAAGAACTAGGGCACCCCATTGAATTTATACCGCTTGACAATCCGTACGAATTAAATACCGGTGACGATTTTAAATTTAAACTACTATTTAACGGTAAACCTTTAGCGAACCAGTTGGTGTACGCCAATTACAAAGGCAGCTCGGAAGAACACAGTCACGGAGCATCCGAAAAGGAGCATAGCCACACTGATAATCAAAAAGAAGTCCACAGTCACGAAAGCAACGAAGCAAAACACAGTCACGATCATACTAAGGAAGAAACACACAGCCACGGAAAAAACGAAGAAAAACATAGTCACGACCATGGTAAAGAAGAAGAACATAGCCATGACCCAGAAGTAGGTGGACACACCCACACTTCCGGACAGCAGCTTAGAACCGATTCCCAGGGAATGGCAACCGCTAAGCTTACTGCAGATGGAATTTGGTATCTACAGACCATTCACCTAGAAAACCTGGAAGATGAAGAAATTACACATGAATCCAACTGGTCTACCTTAACGTTTGAAGTTTCTCATGCACACGGCACGGATACGCATACCCATGCCCCGGCAGAAGAAGAATTTCCTTCTTACGTCTATTGGGTAGGTAGCTTATTTTTAGTAGCCGTATTATTCTTTTGGTTTAACAGAAAAAAATAA